The Benincasa hispida cultivar B227 chromosome 11, ASM972705v1, whole genome shotgun sequence genome has a segment encoding these proteins:
- the LOC120089926 gene encoding transcription factor MYB60-like produces MGRPPCCEKVGIKKGPWTPEEDIILVSYIQQHGPGNWRSVPTNTGLLRCSKSCRLRWTNYLRPGIKRGNFTPHEEGMIIHLQALLGNKWAAIASYLPQRTDNDIKNYWNTHLKKKLKKLHSAAVEPPEPAESATCRFQSNDKVAIAESPSLAGNRATTYASSAENISRLLQGWMRSSPEESRRKIGGENSIATATQQQPKVEPDGSELVSGEEFDSILSFENLKSVNSWGKSSSSYKDKEENVGEKQRSENAAATAANATAPPLSFLEKWLFEEGAAGQVEEMMELSPVF; encoded by the exons ATGGGAAGGCCTCCTTGTTGTGAGAAAGTGGGAATAAAGAAGGGTCCATGGACTCCTGAAGAAGATATCATTCTTGTCTCTTACATTCAACAACATGGCCCTGGCAATTGGAGGTCTGTTCCTACCAACACAG GATTGTTGCGATGCAGCAAAAGTTGTAGGCTTAGATGGACTAATTACCTTAGGCCTGGAATTAAGAGAGGAAATTTCACTCCTCATGAGGAAGGAATGATTATTCATCTTCAAGCTTTATTGGGTAACAA ATGGGCGGCGATAGCTTCCTACCTTCCTCAGAGGACGGATAATGATATAAAGAATTATTGGAACACTCATTTAAAAAAGAAGCTTAAAAAATTGCACTCCGCCGCTGTGGAACCGCCGGAGCCGGCTGAGTCCGCCACCTGTCGGTTTCAATCCAATGATAAAGTTGCGATTGCCGAGTCGCCGTCGCTCGCCGGAAACAGAGCCACCACCTACGCTTCAAGCGCCGAGAACATTTCGCGGCTTCTTCAAGGTTGGATGAGATCTTCACCGGAAGAGTCTCGGCGGAAAATTGGCGGCGAGAATTCTATAGCCACCGCCACGCAGCAGCAGCCGAAAGTGGAGCCAGACGGCAGCGAGTTGGTTTCCGGTGAAGAATTTGATTCGATCTTGTCGTTTGAGAATTTGAAGAGTGTGAATTCTTGGGGGAAATCGAGTTCGAGTTATAAGGATAAAGAGGAAAATGTTGGAGAGAAGCAGAGATCAGAGAACGCCGCCGCCACGGCGGCGAATGCGACAGCGCCGCCGCTGTCGTTTCTTGAGAAGTGGTTGTTTGAAGAAGGCGCCGCCGGCCAAGTGGAGGAGATGATGGAGTTGTCACCGGTGTtctag